Within the Suricata suricatta isolate VVHF042 unplaced genomic scaffold, meerkat_22Aug2017_6uvM2_HiC HiC_scaffold_46238, whole genome shotgun sequence genome, the region GGGCGCCTGAGCGGGCCGGGGCCATGAGCGCCGCCCGGCCCCAGTTCAGCATCGATGACGCCTTCGAGCTGTCCTTGGAGGACGCGGGCCCGGGGCCCGAATTCAGCGGGATCGCCCGCTTCGGGCCGCTGCACTTCGAACGCCGGGCCCGGTTCGAGGTGGCCGACGAGGACAAGCAGTCCCGGCTGCGCTACCAGGTGAACGGCCCGGCCCAACTCAACCCTAGCCCGGGTCCGGGCGGTACCCCAGGCCGGACCCTGGAGAACCCCAACTCGAGGGAGAGTATGTGTAGACACCCCTGCCCACGTAGCCGCTGATTCAAGGCCC harbors:
- the TMEM134 gene encoding transmembrane protein 134; translated protein: MSAARPQFSIDDAFELSLEDAGPGPEFSGIARFGPLHFERRARFEVADEDKQSRLRYQVNGPAQLNPSPGPGGTPGRTLENPNSRESMCRHPCPRSR